The nucleotide window TGATCAAGGTTTACGACGCTGCCAATGAAGAGATTGCCAGCATCCTTTTCCGCACCACAATCAAAGCCAAAACCCGTGAATTTCAAGGTAAATACATTGATAAGCTATACCGCCCCCTCGCGGAGGGAGAAAAGCCGCATCGCCTGAGCATTGAATTCAGGCAAAGAGGCACCAGTTGGATGAAGTGAAACTTTCCTCAAAAAAGCCCGGATTCAGGCCTGACGCGTCTTTTTGACCACCCTTGGGGATAGCTTCCTTCTTTTTTGCTTGACATAAACCTAAGCTTATAATTTTGAGAGTCTTATTGAATGTAAGACACGCTCTATTATAAATCAAAGCTTCAAATATAAAGGAGATTAACATGACAAAAGCTGATTTGGTAAAAATGGTATCAGAGAAGACTGGCATCATTCGCAAAGACGTTGCCGTTGTGGTTGATGAGCTGCTGCAATCCATTAAGGACAGCCTCATCGAAGGCAATCACATCGAGATCCGCGGTTTTGGCACCTTCCGCCTGAAAACCCGCAAAGCCCGTATGGGACGCAACCCCAAAACCGAAGAGAAAATTCCCGTGCCGGCGCGCACAGTGCCCACCTTCAAGTTTTCTCGCGAGTTCAAACTCTCGGTTATGGATCTCAAGATTGAAGAGTAAAGTGAGTTAAAATGCCCTGCGGAAAAAAGAGAAAACGTCATAAAATCGCAACTCACAAGAGAAAAAAACGTCTGCGCAAGAATCGTCATAAAAAGAAATAAATCACAGGCCACCCTCCGGGGTGGCTTTTTTGGCACTGGATGGACTCTTTGATTGGTGAATTGAATCCGGGCAAACTGATTCGGGAAAGCTTGCAGAAAAACCTGAAGGGCGAGCTTTCAAGCCATGCCGAATTTCCCTATTTTTACACCCGCGAAAGCTTTGGCATGTTTTCCGAAACCCAGGAACTGCCCCTTTTCCCACAAAATATCCCGGAGGTATTTTTA belongs to Candidatus Cloacimonadota bacterium and includes:
- a CDS encoding integration host factor subunit beta produces the protein MTKADLVKMVSEKTGIIRKDVAVVVDELLQSIKDSLIEGNHIEIRGFGTFRLKTRKARMGRNPKTEEKIPVPARTVPTFKFSREFKLSVMDLKIEE